The following are encoded in a window of Sinorhizobium sojae CCBAU 05684 genomic DNA:
- a CDS encoding ABC transporter substrate-binding protein, translating into MSIAKHILSRRAFTALAGAAFMATMGPMTSFAQDVSVPIIVKDTTSFYWQIVLAGARQAGKDLGVNVPELGAQSESDINGQISILENAVAGAPEAVVIAPTEFKALGKPIDEAAKAVPIVGIDSAADSKSFASFLTTDNVQGGRIAADGLAAAIKEATGKEEGEVAIITSLPGVGSLDQRREGFLDQLKTKYPGLKVVADKYADGQATTGLNIMTDLITANPNLVGVFASNLIMAQGAGQAIAENKLGDKIKVIGFDSDDKTVSFLKEGVLAGLVVQDPYRMGYDGVKTALAVSKGEKVEANVDTGANLVTKANMADPKIDALLNPKVN; encoded by the coding sequence ATGAGCATTGCCAAGCATATTCTTTCCCGCCGTGCCTTTACCGCGCTTGCCGGCGCCGCCTTCATGGCCACCATGGGGCCGATGACATCCTTCGCCCAGGACGTCAGCGTCCCGATCATCGTCAAGGACACCACCTCCTTCTACTGGCAGATCGTACTGGCGGGCGCACGCCAGGCGGGCAAGGACCTCGGCGTCAACGTGCCGGAGCTCGGCGCCCAGTCCGAATCGGACATCAACGGCCAGATCAGCATTCTTGAAAACGCCGTCGCCGGCGCGCCGGAAGCCGTGGTCATTGCGCCGACGGAGTTCAAGGCGCTCGGCAAGCCGATCGACGAGGCCGCCAAGGCCGTGCCGATCGTAGGCATCGATTCTGCTGCCGATTCGAAGTCGTTCGCCTCGTTCCTGACGACCGACAATGTCCAGGGCGGCCGCATTGCCGCCGACGGGCTTGCCGCGGCGATCAAGGAAGCCACTGGCAAGGAAGAGGGCGAAGTCGCCATCATCACCAGCCTGCCCGGCGTCGGTTCGCTCGACCAGCGGCGCGAGGGCTTCCTGGATCAGCTGAAGACCAAATATCCGGGCCTGAAAGTCGTCGCCGACAAATATGCCGACGGCCAGGCGACGACCGGTCTCAACATCATGACCGACCTGATCACCGCCAACCCCAATCTCGTCGGCGTATTCGCCTCCAACTTGATCATGGCGCAGGGCGCCGGTCAAGCGATTGCCGAGAACAAGCTGGGCGACAAGATCAAGGTCATCGGCTTCGACAGCGATGACAAGACGGTGAGCTTCTTGAAGGAAGGCGTGCTCGCCGGCCTCGTTGTCCAGGATCCCTATCGTATGGGCTATGACGGTGTGAAGACGGCGCTCGCCGTATCGAAGGGCGAGAAGGTCGAGGCCAATGTCGACACCGGCGCGAATCTCGTCACCAAGGCCAACATGGCCGATCCGAAGATCGACGCCCTCCTGAACCCCAAGGTGAACTGA
- a CDS encoding sugar ABC transporter ATP-binding protein → MTGLQEVSHRHDAKLKTAVAKGEPILELRGLQKNYGAVQALKPASITFLSGEIHAIVGENGAGKSTLIKLLTGVIARTAGEVRWCGEPVQLASPNEAIARGINAVHQEVVLCPHLSVAASMFLGDEMNRNGLMRKRAMTVAAQGVLDDLGFDLPADATLGNLTIGQQQLVATARAAMRGIRFLIFDEPTAYLTRQESAQLFRLIRRLQSEGVTIVYISHRLEEVFELADRVSVLRDGTHVGTREIGETDEAELIALMINRTIEQIYHKEHFPFGETILETRGLSGLGFTDISLSVRAGEIVGLYGLIGAGRSEFALGLYGRHPTKAGEVYWQGKKVEIDNERKAMELGIALAPESRRDQGLCLNLPIGLNINLPVFRRLTRGLTINRAEEAANADRQIRDLQIKTPSRHVLASAMSGGNQQKIVIGKWLSHGAKLFIFDEPTVGVDVGTKAEIYRLLAQLLEQGAGIILISSYLPEVYELADRLHVFRQGRLVASHDYRAASHEEVLAQAINA, encoded by the coding sequence ATGACCGGGCTTCAAGAGGTCAGCCACCGGCATGATGCCAAACTCAAGACGGCCGTCGCGAAGGGGGAACCGATCCTGGAGTTGCGCGGCCTGCAGAAGAACTACGGCGCGGTCCAGGCACTGAAGCCCGCATCCATCACGTTCCTCTCGGGGGAGATCCATGCCATCGTCGGCGAGAATGGTGCCGGCAAGTCGACGTTGATCAAGCTCCTGACCGGCGTCATTGCGCGCACCGCCGGCGAGGTGCGCTGGTGCGGCGAGCCGGTGCAGCTTGCGAGCCCCAACGAGGCGATCGCCCGCGGCATCAATGCCGTCCACCAGGAGGTGGTGCTCTGTCCGCACTTGAGCGTCGCGGCCAGTATGTTCCTCGGCGACGAGATGAACCGCAATGGTCTCATGCGCAAGCGCGCAATGACCGTTGCGGCGCAGGGCGTGCTCGACGACCTCGGCTTCGACCTGCCGGCCGACGCCACGCTCGGCAATCTTACCATCGGCCAGCAGCAGCTGGTCGCCACCGCGCGCGCGGCCATGCGCGGCATCCGCTTTCTGATCTTCGACGAGCCGACCGCATATCTGACGCGCCAGGAATCCGCACAGCTTTTCCGCCTCATCCGCCGTCTGCAGAGCGAAGGCGTCACCATCGTCTATATCAGCCACCGGCTGGAGGAAGTATTCGAGCTCGCCGACCGTGTTTCGGTCCTGCGCGACGGCACCCATGTCGGCACGCGCGAAATCGGTGAAACCGACGAGGCCGAGCTGATCGCGCTGATGATCAACCGGACCATCGAGCAGATCTACCATAAGGAGCACTTTCCCTTCGGCGAGACGATCCTCGAAACACGCGGGCTTTCGGGCCTAGGCTTTACCGACATATCGCTCTCTGTGAGGGCCGGCGAGATCGTCGGGCTCTATGGGTTGATCGGTGCCGGCCGCAGCGAATTCGCCCTCGGCCTCTACGGCCGCCATCCGACCAAAGCCGGCGAGGTCTACTGGCAGGGCAAGAAGGTCGAAATCGACAACGAGCGCAAGGCGATGGAACTCGGCATCGCGCTGGCGCCGGAGAGCCGCCGCGATCAGGGGCTCTGCCTCAATCTGCCGATTGGGCTCAACATCAATCTTCCGGTCTTTCGCCGGCTGACGCGCGGCCTCACCATCAACCGCGCCGAGGAAGCGGCCAATGCGGACCGCCAGATTCGCGACCTGCAGATCAAGACACCGTCGCGGCATGTGCTCGCCTCGGCCATGTCCGGCGGCAACCAGCAGAAGATCGTTATCGGCAAATGGCTGAGCCATGGCGCCAAGCTGTTCATCTTCGACGAGCCGACCGTCGGCGTTGATGTCGGCACCAAGGCGGAAATCTACCGGCTCCTGGCCCAGCTGCTCGAACAGGGCGCAGGGATCATCCTGATCTCCTCCTACCTGCCGGAAGTCTACGAGCTTGCGGACCGGCTGCACGTCTTTCGCCAGGGCAGGCTGGTGGCGAGCCACGATTACCGCGCCGCGAGCCACGAGGAAGTCTTGGCGCAGGCGATCAACGCGTGA
- a CDS encoding UxaA family hydrolase: MSALSSILLSPEDNVAVATTAIEPGGTLPGGARAAVRIDPGHKVAIRSISAGEPVVKYAQAIGRATSEIAAGDHVHSHNLAFDQDRLAIGAPVPPEAASEADKARTFLGYRRADGRAATRNYIGIIASVNCSTTVCRAIADEANRRILPRYEGIDGFVPIVHDQGCGMSSTGDGMKNLHRTLAGYARHANFGGVLMVGLGCEVNQLTLYGQSGAGAEKRHFNIQEAGGSRRSVERALGVLEEIAREVAPARRVPIPVSEIIVGLQCGGSDGLSGVTANPALGAAVDILAGVGGTAILSETSEIYGAEHLLRSRAVSDTVAAKLDDLISWWENYVALHGASLDNNPSPGNKRGGLTTILEKSLGAVAKGGRSPLTAVYSYAERVTEHGLVFMDTPGYDPVSATGQVAGGANVIAFTTGRGSCFGCRPAPSIKLTSNTALYRAMEEDMDIDCGVIASGETTVADLGRRIFDLIIDTASGGKTKSELFGYGDNEFVPWHLGATL; encoded by the coding sequence TTGTCTGCACTGTCGTCGATCCTGCTTTCGCCGGAGGACAATGTCGCCGTTGCCACGACTGCCATCGAGCCGGGTGGAACACTGCCTGGCGGTGCGCGGGCAGCGGTGAGGATCGACCCCGGCCACAAGGTGGCGATCCGGTCGATTTCGGCAGGCGAACCGGTGGTCAAATATGCCCAGGCGATCGGCCGCGCCACGTCTGAAATCGCCGCGGGCGATCACGTGCATTCCCACAATCTCGCCTTCGACCAGGACAGGCTCGCAATCGGCGCCCCGGTTCCGCCGGAGGCCGCAAGCGAGGCCGACAAGGCGCGCACTTTCCTCGGGTACCGCCGTGCGGACGGGCGGGCCGCGACGCGGAACTATATCGGCATTATCGCCAGCGTGAACTGTTCCACCACCGTCTGTCGCGCGATTGCCGATGAGGCCAACCGGCGTATCCTGCCGAGGTATGAAGGCATCGACGGCTTCGTGCCGATCGTCCACGATCAGGGCTGCGGCATGTCTTCGACCGGCGACGGCATGAAAAACTTGCACCGAACACTCGCCGGCTATGCCCGCCACGCCAATTTCGGCGGCGTTCTGATGGTCGGTCTCGGCTGCGAGGTCAACCAGCTGACGCTTTACGGCCAGAGCGGCGCCGGTGCCGAGAAGCGGCACTTCAACATTCAGGAGGCTGGCGGCTCGCGCCGTTCGGTCGAGCGCGCGCTCGGCGTGCTCGAGGAGATCGCCAGGGAAGTCGCACCCGCGCGGCGCGTGCCGATCCCGGTCAGCGAGATCATCGTCGGGCTGCAGTGCGGCGGCTCCGACGGCCTTTCCGGCGTCACCGCCAATCCGGCGCTCGGTGCCGCGGTCGATATCCTCGCCGGTGTCGGCGGCACGGCGATTCTCTCCGAAACCTCCGAAATCTACGGCGCCGAACATCTCCTGCGCAGCCGCGCCGTCAGTGACACGGTGGCGGCGAAACTCGACGACCTGATTTCCTGGTGGGAGAACTATGTCGCGCTGCACGGCGCTTCGCTCGACAATAACCCTTCGCCGGGTAACAAAAGGGGCGGCTTGACGACCATTCTGGAAAAGTCGCTTGGCGCCGTCGCCAAGGGCGGCCGCTCTCCGCTAACCGCCGTCTATAGCTATGCCGAACGCGTGACCGAACACGGCCTGGTCTTCATGGACACGCCCGGCTACGACCCGGTCTCGGCCACGGGCCAGGTGGCGGGCGGTGCCAACGTCATCGCCTTCACCACGGGCCGAGGCAGTTGCTTCGGCTGTCGGCCGGCGCCGTCGATCAAGCTCACCAGCAATACGGCGCTCTACCGGGCGATGGAAGAGGACATGGACATCGATTGCGGCGTGATCGCTTCCGGCGAGACGACCGTGGCCGACCTCGGCCGCAGGATCTTCGATCTGATCATCGACACGGCTTCGGGTGGCAAGACCAAGAGCGAGCTTTTCGGCTACGGCGATAACGAGTTCGTCCCCTGGCATCTGGGGGCGACGCTTTAA
- the hpaI gene encoding 4-hydroxy-2-oxoheptanedioate aldolase, producing MPAPKNPFKAALRERRFQLGLWVALASPYAAEVVAGSGYDWLLIDGEHAPNDLPLLAAQYRAIAGRGSHPIVRLPVGDTALIKQVLDTGVQTLLIPMVDSVEQARQLVRAVRYPPQGVRGVGAALGRATNFSRITDYLENANEEICLLLQIESRAGLAAIDEIAALDGVDGLFIGPADLAADMGHLGNPGHPEVRAAIIDGFSRIRSAGRARGILTLDPAQARDYRELGADYMAIGTDVTLLVSASERLRREFLGQTAPDGVESGY from the coding sequence ATGCCGGCCCCGAAGAACCCCTTTAAAGCGGCACTACGCGAAAGGCGCTTCCAGCTCGGTCTCTGGGTAGCGCTTGCCAGCCCCTATGCCGCCGAAGTGGTCGCCGGCAGCGGTTACGACTGGCTGCTGATCGACGGCGAGCATGCGCCGAACGACCTGCCGCTGCTTGCCGCGCAATATCGCGCGATCGCGGGGCGGGGCAGCCATCCGATCGTTCGCCTTCCCGTCGGCGACACGGCGCTCATCAAGCAGGTCCTCGACACCGGCGTCCAAACGCTGCTCATCCCCATGGTCGACAGCGTCGAGCAGGCACGGCAGCTCGTACGCGCCGTGCGCTATCCGCCGCAGGGCGTCCGCGGTGTCGGTGCGGCTTTGGGTCGAGCCACAAATTTCAGCCGGATCACCGACTATCTCGAGAACGCGAACGAGGAGATCTGCCTGCTGCTGCAAATAGAGAGCCGGGCAGGCCTCGCAGCGATCGACGAGATCGCGGCGCTCGACGGCGTCGACGGCCTGTTCATCGGCCCGGCGGACCTGGCGGCCGATATGGGTCATCTTGGAAATCCAGGCCATCCCGAGGTGCGCGCGGCGATCATCGACGGCTTCAGCCGAATCAGGAGTGCCGGCAGGGCGCGCGGCATCCTGACCCTTGATCCTGCCCAGGCGCGCGATTATCGCGAACTCGGTGCCGACTACATGGCGATCGGCACCGATGTGACGCTGCTCGTCAGCGCCAGCGAGCGTCTGCGCCGGGAATTTCTTGGCCAGACCGCGCCGGACGGCGTTGAATCCGGCTACTGA
- a CDS encoding aldo/keto reductase, producing the protein MQTRRIGRTGLAVTEYSFGTAGLGGLYRECRREAAMATLDAAWSAGIRYFDTAPYYGLGLAERRAGDFLRDKPRDDFVLSTKVGRLLHPVPEDQVPDYSYVKPLNFDVSYDYSYDAIMRSVELSYARLGLNRIDILYVHDIGSYTHGAKKNAIYLRQLLDSGLKALEELKSGGVISAYGLGVNEVPVCLDVLSRADIDCILLAGRYTLLDRSAVEELLPLCEKKGTSLVVGGVFNSGILATGPVEGAHFDYMPATEEVRTKVAAMERIAGGRGVPLAAAALQFPLVNPSVASVLIGTAKPESLERNMELTRRQVTLEEFAVYEPFTLVAPELGDQAVRV; encoded by the coding sequence ATGCAGACGAGAAGGATCGGCCGAACCGGCCTCGCCGTGACCGAATACAGCTTCGGCACTGCGGGGCTCGGCGGCCTCTACCGCGAATGCAGGCGCGAGGCGGCCATGGCGACCCTCGACGCGGCCTGGTCCGCGGGCATACGTTACTTCGACACAGCGCCCTATTACGGGCTCGGGCTCGCCGAGCGCCGGGCCGGCGATTTCCTGCGCGACAAGCCGCGCGACGATTTCGTGCTCTCGACAAAGGTTGGCCGGCTGTTGCATCCGGTGCCTGAGGACCAGGTTCCCGACTATTCCTACGTCAAGCCGCTGAACTTCGATGTCAGCTACGACTATAGCTATGACGCGATCATGCGTTCCGTCGAATTGAGCTACGCCCGCCTGGGACTCAATCGCATCGATATCCTTTATGTCCACGATATCGGCAGTTACACCCACGGTGCGAAGAAGAACGCGATCTATCTGCGGCAATTGCTCGATTCCGGCCTGAAGGCCTTGGAGGAATTGAAGTCCGGCGGCGTCATTTCGGCCTATGGTCTCGGCGTCAACGAGGTGCCGGTCTGTCTCGACGTCCTCAGCCGGGCCGATATCGACTGCATCCTGCTCGCGGGCCGTTATACGCTACTCGACCGCTCGGCCGTCGAAGAGCTCCTGCCGCTTTGCGAGAAGAAGGGAACGTCGCTCGTGGTCGGCGGCGTCTTCAACTCCGGCATCCTTGCCACTGGCCCGGTGGAGGGCGCGCATTTCGATTATATGCCGGCGACGGAAGAGGTCAGGACGAAGGTCGCGGCGATGGAGCGGATCGCCGGCGGGCGCGGCGTGCCGCTCGCCGCCGCCGCGCTCCAGTTCCCGCTTGTCAATCCTTCTGTGGCCTCGGTGCTGATCGGCACCGCAAAGCCTGAAAGTCTCGAGCGGAACATGGAGCTTACGCGGCGGCAAGTCACGCTGGAGGAATTCGCGGTCTACGAACCCTTTACGCTCGTGGCACCGGAACTTGGCGACCAGGCCGTCCGGGTCTAA
- a CDS encoding ABC transporter permease, whose translation MSVETVEGSVAPAPKRGVSILFGLTLLGLLLALWLALGLATNAFWTPNNISNLLRQGAMTAILAVGQTFVIITAGIDLSVGAVVGFTSVIVAWLLAAGVPLWLAIVATLAIGVLIGGFHAFGIVRMGLPPFIITLATLTSLRGIGLLITNGSTISITNEAFTNFSRADFLGIPSLFWMVIFVAVPAYVFLHLSRFGRYLFAVGSNREAARLSGVNVDRTIYLAYILSSTCAAFVGLLLASRIGIGNATQAEGWELQAIASSVIGGTSLFGAVGSVHGPLLGAFILATINNGANLLNVNSFWQRIITGLLIIVIVYFDQLRRRGSR comes from the coding sequence ATGAGCGTGGAAACGGTAGAAGGCAGCGTGGCACCGGCGCCGAAGAGGGGCGTCAGCATCCTGTTCGGTCTCACGCTTCTCGGCCTCTTGCTTGCGCTCTGGTTGGCACTCGGTCTGGCGACCAACGCCTTCTGGACGCCGAACAATATCAGCAATCTCCTTCGCCAGGGGGCGATGACGGCAATTCTCGCGGTCGGCCAGACCTTCGTCATCATTACGGCCGGCATCGACCTTTCGGTCGGCGCGGTGGTCGGTTTCACCAGCGTCATCGTCGCCTGGCTGCTTGCCGCCGGCGTGCCGCTCTGGCTTGCGATCGTCGCGACGCTGGCGATCGGCGTGCTTATCGGCGGCTTTCACGCCTTCGGCATCGTCCGAATGGGGCTGCCGCCCTTCATCATCACGCTCGCGACGCTGACCTCGCTGCGCGGCATCGGCCTGCTGATCACCAATGGTTCGACGATCTCGATCACCAACGAGGCCTTCACCAATTTTTCCCGCGCCGATTTCCTCGGCATCCCCAGTCTCTTCTGGATGGTGATCTTCGTCGCGGTGCCGGCTTACGTCTTCCTGCACCTGAGTCGCTTCGGCCGCTATCTCTTCGCGGTCGGTTCGAATCGGGAAGCGGCACGCCTCTCCGGCGTCAACGTCGATCGGACGATCTACCTGGCTTACATCCTCTCCTCGACCTGCGCCGCCTTTGTCGGCCTGCTTCTGGCCTCGCGCATCGGCATCGGCAACGCCACCCAGGCCGAGGGCTGGGAGTTGCAGGCGATCGCCTCGTCTGTGATCGGCGGTACCAGCCTCTTCGGCGCCGTCGGCTCGGTCCACGGGCCGCTGCTCGGCGCCTTCATCCTGGCAACCATCAACAACGGCGCCAACCTCCTGAACGTCAACTCGTTCTGGCAGCGCATCATCACCGGCCTGCTGATCATCGTCATCGTCTATTTCGACCAGCTCAGGCGACGCGGATCGCGGTGA
- the gabD gene encoding NADP-dependent succinate-semialdehyde dehydrogenase, with protein MNLNDPSLFRQAALVGENWIEADQNNSIEVTNPATGKVIGRVPKLGAAETRSAIETAARVQKEWAARTAKERSAVLRRWFELMIENKDDLGRILTTEQGKPLAEATGEIVYGASFIEWFAEEARRVYGDIVPGHQKDKRILVMKQPIGVVAAITPWNFPNAMITRKAGPAFAAGCAMVLKPAAQTPFSAIAIAVLAERAGMPQGLFSVITGSAREIGAEMTSNPTVRKLTFTGSTEVGAELYRQSAATIKKLGLELGGNAPFIVFDDADLDAAVEGALIAKFRNNGQTCVCANRLYVQDGVYEAFSEKLAAAVAKLKTGNGMEDGVILGPLIDKSALEKVEEHVADALSKGARVVQGGRRHALGGTFYEATVLAEVTQAMAVAREETFGPVAPLFRFKDEADVIRQANDTEFGLASYFYAKDLARVFRVAEALEYGMVGVNTGLISTAEAPFGGVKLSGLGREGSKYGIEEFTEVKYVCLGGIA; from the coding sequence ATGAATCTGAATGACCCATCGCTGTTTCGCCAGGCCGCACTCGTGGGCGAGAACTGGATCGAAGCCGACCAGAACAATTCGATCGAGGTGACGAACCCGGCGACGGGCAAGGTGATCGGCCGCGTTCCGAAGCTCGGTGCCGCCGAGACCAGGTCCGCCATCGAAACCGCGGCGCGGGTGCAGAAGGAGTGGGCGGCAAGGACCGCCAAGGAGCGCTCTGCGGTGCTGCGCCGCTGGTTCGAGCTGATGATCGAAAACAAGGACGATCTCGGGCGAATCCTGACGACTGAGCAGGGCAAGCCGCTCGCCGAGGCGACCGGCGAGATCGTCTACGGCGCAAGCTTCATCGAGTGGTTCGCGGAAGAAGCGCGGCGCGTCTACGGTGACATCGTGCCCGGTCACCAGAAGGACAAGCGCATCCTGGTGATGAAGCAGCCGATCGGTGTCGTCGCCGCGATCACGCCCTGGAACTTCCCGAACGCAATGATCACCCGAAAGGCGGGTCCCGCCTTTGCCGCCGGCTGCGCAATGGTGCTGAAGCCGGCCGCGCAGACGCCGTTTTCGGCGATCGCCATTGCCGTGCTCGCCGAGCGCGCCGGCATGCCGCAGGGCCTCTTTTCGGTGATCACCGGTTCGGCCCGAGAGATCGGCGCCGAGATGACTTCGAACCCGACCGTGCGCAAGCTGACCTTTACCGGTTCGACGGAGGTCGGCGCCGAGCTCTACCGGCAGAGTGCCGCGACGATCAAGAAGCTCGGCCTCGAACTCGGCGGCAACGCGCCCTTCATCGTCTTCGACGACGCCGATCTCGACGCGGCGGTCGAAGGCGCGCTGATCGCCAAGTTCCGCAACAATGGCCAGACCTGCGTCTGCGCCAATCGGCTCTATGTCCAGGACGGCGTCTACGAGGCCTTTTCGGAGAAGCTCGCCGCCGCCGTCGCCAAGCTCAAGACCGGTAACGGCATGGAAGACGGGGTCATCCTCGGGCCGCTGATCGATAAGTCGGCGCTGGAGAAGGTCGAGGAACATGTTGCCGACGCCCTTTCGAAGGGCGCCCGCGTCGTCCAGGGCGGCAGGCGCCATGCACTCGGCGGCACCTTCTACGAGGCGACAGTGCTCGCCGAGGTCACACAGGCGATGGCTGTCGCGCGGGAGGAAACCTTCGGCCCGGTGGCGCCTCTCTTTCGCTTCAAGGACGAGGCGGATGTCATCAGGCAGGCCAACGACACGGAATTCGGCCTTGCTTCCTATTTCTATGCGAAGGATCTCGCGCGCGTGTTCCGCGTGGCCGAAGCGCTGGAATACGGCATGGTCGGTGTCAATACGGGGCTGATTTCCACCGCCGAAGCGCCTTTCGGCGGCGTCAAGCTCTCCGGTCTCGGCCGTGAGGGTTCGAAATACGGGATCGAGGAATTCACCGAGGTCAAATATGTCTGCCTCGGCGGCATCGCCTGA
- a CDS encoding zinc-binding alcohol dehydrogenase family protein: MKAVVCQEPGRLEIVERARPAAPDTGWVRLAVRRVGICGTDYHIFEGKHPFLEYPRVMGHEISATVVEAGSGCALVPGTLVVVNPYIACGNCIACRKGKPNCCTSVRVLGVHTDGAFCEEIVMPEENLYPANGLSPEAAATVEFLAIGAHAVRRSGAAAGARSLVIGAGPIGLGTALFSRIAGHAVTLLDTSAERLAFAADRLGFLQGILAGEGSEKAIAEATEGEGFDVAFDATGNGASMMRSFSYVGHGGTLVFVSVVKDEIRFSDPEFHKREMTLVASRNATREDFGHVVASIGKGLVPVQALVTHRTTLEAAVADLPRWAHDRTGLVKAVIAVDAS, encoded by the coding sequence ATGAAAGCTGTCGTCTGCCAAGAACCTGGTCGCCTCGAAATCGTCGAGCGCGCCCGTCCGGCGGCACCCGACACGGGGTGGGTGCGCCTCGCGGTCCGCCGCGTTGGCATCTGCGGCACCGACTATCACATCTTCGAGGGCAAGCACCCCTTCCTCGAATATCCGCGCGTCATGGGCCATGAGATCTCCGCAACGGTAGTCGAGGCGGGCTCCGGTTGCGCGCTCGTTCCCGGAACGCTGGTCGTCGTCAATCCTTATATCGCCTGCGGAAACTGCATTGCCTGCCGCAAGGGCAAACCCAATTGCTGCACTTCGGTCCGGGTCCTTGGCGTCCATACCGATGGCGCCTTCTGCGAGGAGATCGTGATGCCGGAGGAGAACCTCTACCCGGCGAACGGTCTCTCACCGGAAGCCGCGGCGACTGTAGAGTTCCTGGCGATCGGCGCCCATGCGGTCAGGCGCTCGGGCGCTGCGGCCGGTGCCCGCTCGCTGGTGATCGGCGCCGGCCCGATCGGTCTCGGCACGGCGCTCTTCTCGAGGATTGCCGGGCACGCGGTGACGCTTCTCGACACGAGCGCCGAACGCCTGGCCTTCGCCGCCGACAGGCTAGGATTTTTGCAGGGGATCCTCGCCGGCGAAGGATCGGAGAAGGCGATCGCCGAGGCGACGGAGGGCGAGGGTTTCGATGTCGCCTTCGACGCTACGGGCAATGGCGCATCGATGATGCGGTCCTTCTCGTATGTCGGCCATGGCGGCACGCTTGTCTTCGTCAGCGTGGTCAAGGACGAGATCCGCTTTTCCGACCCGGAGTTCCACAAACGTGAAATGACGCTGGTGGCCAGCCGCAATGCGACACGCGAGGATTTCGGCCATGTCGTCGCCTCGATCGGTAAAGGGCTCGTTCCCGTGCAGGCGCTGGTCACGCACCGTACGACGCTCGAGGCGGCGGTCGCAGACCTGCCGCGCTGGGCCCATGACAGGACCGGCCTCGTGAAGGCCGTGATCGCGGTGGATGCCTCATGA
- a CDS encoding GntR family transcriptional regulator: MAKQNTVFKDAFNRCLTQMAETPALPSEPELGQLLGVSRTTVRAILARCEELKLISWDKRRKTVLRRPEPSDYFPSEETSSLAEIIERSFMRRILAGGAEPGMQINELELAREIGTGTTSVREFLIRFSRFGLIEKRPNSHWVLKGFTRDFALELTEVREMFELRSAARFVTLPEDHSAWEELKKIEAVHREILADIDERYREFSELDERFHLLVHKSSSNRFIVDFYDIIAIIFHYHYQWNKANARGRNARALEEHLAYIAALQSRDPKQVEQACRRHLKSARETLLQSIP, encoded by the coding sequence ATGGCGAAACAGAACACTGTCTTCAAGGATGCCTTCAACCGCTGCCTCACGCAGATGGCTGAGACCCCTGCACTGCCTTCCGAGCCGGAGCTTGGGCAGCTTCTTGGCGTCAGCCGCACGACCGTTCGCGCTATTCTCGCGCGCTGCGAGGAGCTCAAGCTGATCAGCTGGGATAAGCGGCGCAAGACCGTGCTGCGCCGCCCGGAGCCTTCCGACTATTTTCCATCGGAGGAGACCAGTTCGCTTGCCGAGATCATCGAGCGCAGCTTCATGCGGCGAATTCTTGCGGGCGGCGCCGAACCCGGCATGCAGATCAACGAGTTGGAGCTCGCCCGGGAGATCGGCACCGGCACGACAAGCGTGCGCGAATTCCTGATCCGCTTCAGCCGCTTCGGCCTGATCGAGAAACGGCCGAACAGCCATTGGGTGCTCAAGGGATTTACCCGCGATTTCGCGCTTGAGCTGACGGAAGTCAGGGAAATGTTCGAACTTCGTTCCGCCGCCCGCTTCGTCACCCTGCCGGAGGACCATTCGGCCTGGGAGGAGCTGAAGAAGATCGAGGCCGTGCATCGGGAAATCCTTGCGGATATCGACGAACGCTACAGGGAATTCTCCGAGCTCGACGAGCGCTTCCACCTGCTGGTTCACAAATCGTCCAGCAACCGCTTCATCGTCGATTTCTACGACATCATCGCGATCATCTTCCACTACCATTACCAGTGGAACAAGGCGAATGCGCGCGGACGCAATGCCCGCGCGCTCGAAGAGCATCTCGCCTATATCGCGGCGCTTCAGTCGCGCGACCCGAAACAGGTGGAACAGGCTTGCCGCAGGCATCTGAAGTCCGCGCGGGAAACGCTACTCCAGTCAATACCGTAG